Proteins from one Flavobacterium branchiarum genomic window:
- a CDS encoding SixA phosphatase family protein yields MKNLILIRHAKSSWEAPLKDFDRPLMKKGILDAHNVSANISKFLPKTFLIWSSTAARALETALIFAQNISYPLESIIYKDDLYTFDEKQLEKVIKSCDNAFESVILFGHNEAITNFVNKFGDVFIDNVPTSGFVSLQFDAESWDEIDKGRTQKTIFPKDLK; encoded by the coding sequence ATGAAAAACTTAATATTAATCAGACATGCAAAATCAAGTTGGGAGGCACCTTTAAAAGATTTTGATCGGCCTTTGATGAAAAAGGGAATTCTTGATGCACACAACGTTTCAGCTAATATTTCAAAATTTCTGCCTAAGACCTTTTTGATATGGAGTAGTACTGCGGCGAGGGCTCTAGAAACAGCACTTATTTTTGCGCAAAACATTTCATATCCTTTAGAAAGTATCATTTACAAAGACGATCTTTATACATTTGATGAGAAACAATTAGAAAAGGTTATTAAATCATGTGATAATGCTTTCGAAAGTGTTATTCTTTTTGGACATAACGAGGCTATTACAAATTTTGTTAATAAATTTGGGGATGTTTTCATCGACAATGTGCCTACTTCAGGTTTTGTATCGTTACAATTTGATGCAGAAAGTTGGGACGAAATAGATAAAGGCAGAACCCAAAAAACCATTTTCCCTAAAGATTTAAAATGA